One Silene latifolia isolate original U9 population chromosome 4, ASM4854445v1, whole genome shotgun sequence DNA segment encodes these proteins:
- the LOC141651389 gene encoding uncharacterized protein LOC141651389, with protein MTIFCWNCRGFGEADDPTIPYLHRCVLKFHPLILFLQETHTSVDVAYMKTSHLGFPNYFGVDSSGRSGGLLLYWDSSVDVLVLCSNPHFIFCKLGLHLPQGVYNYMYIMFIYGESAFHSIRGQIDFTTWKLQNCLVDIPFFGPRFTWMNGQLGENCIMERLDRDYATQDWFEVFPHTSLLNLPILISDHSPIILHLFHAQNASKSPYRIDNWCLHLPEVVSLVNFAFQTLYLGSLPYVLSRKLATLISKQHGYWAQRVKIRNEVSDGLPTRFLFNRVRQRSVKQRMVSIRTPAGIWLHELEQVENEILSYFQTLLCAPTLSSAASSYASIESFLLTLDLPSLSS; from the exons ATGACTATCTTTTGTTGGAATTGTAGGGGCTTTGGTGAAGCGGATGATCCTACAATTCCGTATCTACATAGATGTGTCCTTAAATTCCATCCGCTGATTTTGTTTTTGCAAGAAACTCATACCTCTGTAGACGTTGCATATATGAAGACTTCTCACTTAGGGTTTCCCAATTACTTTGGGGTGGATTCTAGTGGTCGTAGTGGAGGTCTTCTTTTGTATTGGGATAGTTCAGTTGATGTTCTTGTCCTTTGTAGTAACCCACATTTTATCTTTTGTAAATTGGGTTTACATCTACCTCAGGGTGTGTATAATTATATGTACATTATGTTTATATATGGAGAATCTGCGTTTCA TTCTATACGAGGTCAGATTGATTTCACGACATGGAAACTTCAAAACTGTTTGGTTGATATTCCTTTTTTTGGGCCTCGTTTCACATGGATGAATGGACAGCTTGGTGAAAACTGTATCATGGAAAGACTTGATCGGGATTATGCAACGCAGGATTGGTTTGAAGTGTTTCCGCATACTTCTCTTCTAAACTTACCTATTCTCATTTCCGATCATTCCCCGATCATCTTGCATTTGTTTCATGCTCAGAATGCTTCCAAGAGCCCTTACCGTATTGATAACTGGTGTTTACACTTGCCAGAAGTTGTCTCACTTGTTAATTTCGCCTTTCAGACCCTGTACCTGGGCTCCTTGCCTTATGTTCTTTCCCGCAAATTAGCTACT CTCATTTCTAAACAACATGGATATTGGGCGCAGCGGGTTAAGATTCGTAATGAGGTCTCAGATGGATTACCAACTCGATTTCTCTTTAATCGGGTCCGACAACGTTCTGTTAAACAAAGAATGGTCTCCATTCGCACCCCTGCTGGGATATGGTTACATGAACTAGAACAAGTTGAGAATGAGATTTTATCTTATTTTCAAACGCTTTTGTGTGCACCAACACTTTCGTCAGCTGCTTCGTCCTACGCATCTATTGAATCATTTCTTTTGACTTTGGATTTACCATCACTTTCCTCGTAG